In the Populus trichocarpa isolate Nisqually-1 chromosome 1, P.trichocarpa_v4.1, whole genome shotgun sequence genome, one interval contains:
- the LOC18095000 gene encoding F-box/kelch-repeat protein SKIP25, translated as MANSIQTSTTDTATKHPSAKRRKLTTDQHQNHQEQPLIPGLTDHVAQLSLSLVHPSTLYPVCHSWRRLIYSLSFPPFLSLYAVLSSTNINHRLSNNNPIQSFNFDPISSKWDSLPPPPPDPPLHLLLRHPCFISRDLPIQSISACGRLILIAATSHNFSPALSRPLVFNPLSGVWGFGPPLTTPRRWCAAGSAKDTVYVASGIGSQFNTDVSKSVEKWDLQSKNVGISTIANKTITWKWEKVKGLKDGRFCRDAIDAVGWRGKLCMVNMKGDAPKEGLVYDTEKDAWENMPEGMLAGWRGPVASMDEETMFVVDEARGVLRKYDPEKDYWEHMMESERLVGAQKIAAGGGRVCVIRGCSTEIVVLDVAALPVKLWVVKTPPGFEALAIHILPRMSRPDF; from the coding sequence ATGGCCAATTCCATCCAAACTTCCACCACTGACACTGCCACCAAACACCCCTCGGCCAAACGTAGAAAGCTAACCACAGACCAACACCAGAACCACCAAGAACAGCCTCTCATACCAGGTCTTACTGACCACGTAGCCCAACTTTCCCTCTCCCTTGTCCACCCTTCTACACTTTACCCTGTTTGCCACTCATGGCGTCGCCTAATCTACTCCCTTTCTTTCCCTCCTTTTCTATCTCTCTACGCGGTTTtatcatcaacaaatataaatcaccGCCTTTCCAATAACAATCCAATCCAATCCTTCAACTTTGACCCCATTTCTTCTAAATGGGATTCTctccctcctccaccaccaGACCCACCACTCCATCTCCTTCTCCGCCACCCTTGCTTCATCTCCCGTGACCTTCCTATCCAATCCATCTCTGCTTGTGGTCGCTTGATACTTATTGCTGCTACTTCTCACAATTTTTCCCCAGCTCTCTCTCGCCCTCTTGTTTTTAATCCACTCTCAGGCGTATGGGGCTTTGGCCCCCCACTCACCACACCTCGCCGCTGGTGTGCTGCAGGCTCAGCAAAGGACACGGTCTATGTGGCGAGTGGGATCGGATCCCAGTTCAACACGGACGTGTCCAAGTCAGTAGAGAAGTGGGATTTGCAAAGCAAGAACGTCGGGATCTCCACCATCGCCAATAAAACAATTACATGGAAATGGGAAAAGGTTAAAGGACTAAAAGATGGGAGATTTTGTAGGGATGCTATCGATGCAGTGGGGTGGAGAGGGAAACTTTGTATGGTGAACATGAAAGGAGATGCACCTAAAGAAGGGCTTGTTTATGACACTGAGAAAGACGCATGGGAGAACATGCCAGAGGGTATGCTTGCAGGGTGGAGAGGACCCGTGGCATCCATGGATGAAGAGACTATGTTTGTGGTGGATGAAGCCAGGGGTGTGCTTAGAAAGTATGATCCAGAAAAGGATTATTGGGAGCATATGATGGAGTCAGAAAGGCTTGTTGGAGCACAGAAGATTGCTGCTGGTGGCGGTAGAGTTTGTGTTATTCGCGGCTGTAGTACTGAGATTGTGGTGCTAGATGTGGCGGCGCTTCCGGTGAAACTATGGGTGGTGAAAACGCCACCGGGATTTGAAGCCTTGGCAATTCATATTTTGCCAAGGATGAGCCGGCCAGATTTTTGA
- the LOC127905769 gene encoding uncharacterized protein LOC127905769: MEMISKYGTNRENHPSFDGATWCVASGGVTKGRVYGAPRMPKSIVSTSSSSHSYSVESSYPSSSYRALQQEIKDKEEEIKKKDDFILKMKRQMDSMQEYLVNNLGYHGGTSNIGQGMPSPMAPQIMTPMGPTSQPLYRPTPRSLYTDQSCVDPQYHGSSSQPTP, encoded by the coding sequence atggagatgatttcaaagtatggaactaatcgggaaaatcatccttcatttgatggAGCAACTTGGTGTGTGGCTTCAGGAGGAGTTACAAAGGGTAGGGTATATGGTGCACCTCGTATGCCAAAATCTATAGTTAGTACAAGTTCTTCATCACATTCCTACTCGGTGGAGTCATCATATCCTAGTTCATCGTATCGAGCATTGCAACAGGAGATAAAGgataaagaagaggagataaagaaaaaagatgattttattcttaaaatgaAACGGCAAATGGATTCCATGCAAGAATATCTTGTGAACAATCTTGGATATCATGGTGGGACATCAAATATTGGCCAAGGTATGCCTTCACCTATGGCTCCCCAGATAATGACACCTATGGGTCCCACATCTCAACCACTTTATCGACCTACACCTCGATCACTATATACTGATCAATCTTGTGTCGATCCACAATATCATGGTTCGTCTTCGCAACCAACACCATGA